In Sander lucioperca isolate FBNREF2018 chromosome 12, SLUC_FBN_1.2, whole genome shotgun sequence, one DNA window encodes the following:
- the LOC116041044 gene encoding protein-L-isoaspartate O-methyltransferase domain-containing protein 2 yields the protein MGGAVSAGEDNDDLIDNLKEAYYIRSDLVERAFRAIDRADYYLDEYRDNAYKDLAWRHGNIHLSAPCIYSEVMEALDLHPCLSFLNLGSGTGYLSTMVGLILGPFGVNHGIELHADVIEYAYQKLDSFIKTSDSFDKFEFCEPSFVVGNCLEIPPESRQYDRVYCGAGVQKEHEDYMKNLLKLGGILVMPLEEKLTKITRTGLNSWETKKIISVSFAPLVLPKHITNGKPKAVPLPKYEVRTLQELARICIRHTLRVTTDGGDSQSRGRGSSFSVGRGLAVAGLHKYGPRFKRRRVHRRHCNALVLATRQVVASSGFGPAPLDSNNNQGGRAEDEEEEAAAGEREARRQMRGSRRAGRGAGGPAVVEEDETVEEEEEEHEEEEEKETGELLRPQPAVNVLRERILGLPLPEPLKMYLLYYREK from the exons ATGGGGGGAGCTGTAAGTGCTGGTGAGGACAATGACGACTTGATTGACAACCTGAAGGAGGCTTACTACATCCGCTCAGACCTGGTGGAGCGAGCTTTCCGAGCTATCGACCGGGCTGACTATTACCTGGATGAATACCGGGACAATGCATACAAG GACTTGGCATGGCGGCATGGAAACATCCACCTATCTGCTCCGTGTATCTACTCTGAGGTGATGGAGGCTTTGGATCTCCACCCTTGCCTCTCCTTCCTCAACCTCGGGAGTGGGACTGGCTACCTCAGCACCATGGTCGGCCTCATATTGG GACCTTTTGGAGTGAATCATGGAATAGAGTTACATGCAGATGTGATTGAGTATGCCTATCAGAAGCTCGACTCCTTCATCAAAACAAGCGACAGCTTTGACAA ATTTGAATTCTGTGAGCCATCCTTTGTTGTGGGTAACTGCCTGGAGATTCCTCCAGAGAGCCGTCAGTATGACAGGGTGTACTGCGGGGCCGGGGTGCAGAAGGAGCATGAGGATTACATGAAGAACCTGCTCAAGTTGGGGGGCATCCTGGTGATGCCTCTTGAGGAAAAG TTGACCAAGATCACGCGCACAGGGCTGAACAGCTGGGAGACCAAAAAGATCATTTCTGTGTCCTTCGCTCCTCTCGTGCTGCCTAAACACATCACAAATGGCAAACCCAAGGCTGTCCCACTAC CCAAGTATGAGGTACGGACGTTACAGGAGCTGGCCCGTATCTGCATCCGCCACACCCTCAGAGTGACCACCGACGGAGGAGACAGCCAATCGCGCGGCCGCGGTTCCTCGTTCAGCGTAGGCAGGGGTCTGGCGGTGGCCGGCCTCCATAAGTACGGCCCTCGCTTCAAGCGCAGACGCGTCCACCGGCGACACTGCAACGCCCTGGTCCTGGCCACGCGTCAGGTGGTGGCCAGCAGTGGCTTCGGCCCCGCTCCCCtggacagcaacaacaaccaggGAGGAAGAgcggaggacgaggaggaggaggcggcggCGGGAGAGAGGGAGGCGAGGCGGCAGATGAGAGGGAGCAGGAGGGCGGGGAGAGGAGCAGGAGGGCCAGCggtggtggaggaggatgaGACggtggaggaagaagaggaagagcatgaggaggaagaggagaaggagaccGGGGAGCTGCTTCGACCCCAGCCGGCCGTCAACGTCCTCAGAGAGAGGATACTGGGCTTGCCGCTGCCCGAGCCACTGAAGATGTACCTGCTGTACTACAGAGAGAAATGA